From Micromonospora sp. NBC_01699, a single genomic window includes:
- the argS gene encoding arginine--tRNA ligase: MTPANLAEVVRTAAQAVFISRGLDPSLLPESVTLERPRNPEHGDYASTLAMQLAKRVGLPPRELAASLAEELSRAVGIKSVEIAGPGFLNIRLDAAAAGQLARVVVQAGREYGRGDALAGERINLEFVSANPTGPVHIGGVRWAAVGDALSRLLRATGADVTTEYYFNDAGSQIDRFARSLLAAAKGEPAPEDGYGGQYIGEIADAVRALRPDVLDRPDEAAQEVFRVEGVALMFDEIRSSLDQFGVRFDVYFNEKDLHDRGELDLALVRLTDQGRTYELDGATWLRTTDFGDDKDRVLRKSNGEWTYFAADCAYYLDKRERGFGRVVIMLGADHHGYVGRMKAMAACFGDDPEQTLEILIGQLVNLVRDGQPVRMSKRAGTVVTLEDLVEAIGVDAARYALARYSSDSQIDIDVELWTRAKSDNPVFYVQYVAARTAGISRQAAEVGLTRGEPDAFRPELLDHEKENELLKALAEYPAVLASAAELREPHRVARYLEEQVAQSFHRFYDNCRVLPLGDEEITDLHRARLWLVDATRTVIANGLELLGVSAPEKM; this comes from the coding sequence GTGACTCCCGCCAATCTCGCCGAGGTCGTCCGTACCGCCGCCCAGGCGGTCTTCATTTCCCGTGGGCTCGATCCGTCCCTGCTGCCGGAGTCGGTGACCCTGGAGCGACCGCGCAACCCCGAGCACGGCGACTACGCCTCGACGCTCGCCATGCAGCTCGCCAAGCGGGTCGGGCTGCCGCCGCGCGAGCTGGCTGCCAGCCTGGCCGAGGAGCTGAGCCGGGCAGTCGGCATCAAATCGGTCGAGATCGCCGGACCCGGCTTCCTCAACATCCGTCTCGACGCCGCCGCCGCCGGGCAGCTCGCCCGCGTCGTGGTCCAGGCGGGCCGGGAGTACGGCCGCGGCGACGCCCTGGCCGGCGAGCGGATCAACCTGGAGTTCGTCTCGGCCAACCCGACCGGCCCGGTGCACATCGGCGGGGTCCGCTGGGCGGCCGTCGGCGACGCGCTCAGCCGCCTGCTCCGGGCCACCGGTGCCGACGTCACCACCGAGTACTACTTCAACGACGCCGGCTCGCAGATCGACCGGTTCGCCCGCTCGCTGTTGGCGGCAGCCAAGGGTGAGCCGGCCCCCGAGGACGGCTACGGCGGGCAGTACATCGGCGAGATCGCCGACGCGGTCCGGGCGCTGCGTCCGGACGTACTGGACCGGCCGGACGAGGCTGCCCAGGAGGTGTTCCGGGTCGAGGGGGTCGCGTTGATGTTCGACGAGATCCGCTCCTCGCTGGACCAGTTCGGGGTCCGGTTCGACGTCTACTTCAACGAGAAGGACCTGCACGACCGGGGCGAGCTGGACCTGGCCCTGGTCCGGCTGACCGACCAGGGCCGCACCTACGAGCTGGACGGTGCCACCTGGCTGCGGACCACCGACTTCGGTGACGACAAGGACCGGGTGCTGCGCAAATCCAACGGCGAGTGGACCTACTTCGCCGCCGACTGCGCCTACTACCTGGACAAGCGGGAGCGCGGCTTCGGCCGGGTCGTGATCATGTTGGGGGCCGACCACCACGGCTACGTCGGCCGGATGAAGGCGATGGCCGCCTGCTTCGGCGACGACCCGGAGCAGACCCTGGAGATCCTGATCGGCCAGCTGGTCAACCTGGTCCGGGACGGTCAGCCGGTCCGGATGTCCAAGCGGGCCGGCACCGTGGTCACCCTGGAGGACCTGGTCGAGGCGATCGGCGTGGACGCCGCCCGGTACGCGCTGGCCCGCTACTCCAGCGACTCCCAGATCGACATCGACGTCGAGCTCTGGACCCGGGCCAAGAGCGACAACCCGGTCTTCTACGTTCAGTACGTCGCCGCGCGTACGGCCGGGATCAGCCGGCAGGCTGCCGAGGTCGGGCTGACCCGGGGCGAGCCGGACGCGTTCCGCCCCGAGCTGCTTGACCACGAGAAGGAGAACGAGCTGCTCAAGGCGCTGGCCGAGTACCCGGCCGTACTCGCCTCCGCGGCCGAGCTGCGTGAACCGCACCGGGTGGCCCGCTATCTGGAGGAGCAGGTGGCGCAGTCGTTCCACCGGTTCTACGACAACTGTCGGGTGCTGCCGCTGGGCGACGAGGAGATCACCGACCTGCACCGGGCCCGGCTGTGGCTGGTCGACGCGACCCGTACGGTCATCGCCAACGGACTGGAACTACTGGGGGTCTCGGCCCCGGAGAAGATGTAA
- a CDS encoding DUF3105 domain-containing protein yields the protein MSISTQGGDQSRPSVVSTGKKPAAGGKPAAGGKPATGTAGGARPGGGGRGAAGGGKGPRKPIAPVKVSQGRSWGPIALFVAVGLLAVGIIGWGGFAVFQGAKPWQDQAKGIDELKDYRDSPDKSLTASEHAWGPVSYTITPPVGGKHNFNWQNCMGDVYDAPIASEHAVHSMEHGAVWVTYKSGLPADQVSALAEKVRGNEYMLMSPVDNLDKPISLQAWGYQLKVDNADDSRIDTFIRALRNNAGIEQGASCSGGITATGTTPRDLGKEGTTEQ from the coding sequence ATGAGCATCAGCACCCAGGGTGGCGATCAAAGCCGTCCGTCCGTGGTCAGCACCGGTAAGAAGCCGGCGGCCGGTGGTAAGCCGGCGGCGGGTGGCAAGCCAGCGACCGGCACCGCCGGTGGCGCTCGCCCCGGCGGAGGAGGTCGGGGCGCGGCCGGTGGCGGCAAGGGCCCGCGCAAGCCGATCGCCCCGGTCAAGGTGAGCCAGGGCCGCAGTTGGGGCCCGATCGCCCTCTTCGTCGCGGTCGGCCTACTCGCCGTCGGGATCATCGGGTGGGGCGGATTCGCCGTCTTCCAGGGCGCCAAGCCCTGGCAGGACCAGGCGAAGGGCATCGACGAGCTCAAGGACTACCGGGATTCGCCGGACAAGTCGCTGACCGCCTCGGAGCACGCCTGGGGCCCGGTCAGCTACACCATCACCCCGCCCGTCGGCGGCAAGCACAACTTCAACTGGCAGAACTGCATGGGTGACGTCTACGACGCCCCGATCGCCAGTGAGCACGCGGTGCACAGCATGGAGCACGGCGCGGTCTGGGTGACGTACAAGTCGGGCCTCCCGGCCGACCAGGTCTCGGCGCTGGCCGAGAAGGTCCGCGGCAACGAGTACATGCTGATGAGCCCGGTCGACAACCTGGACAAGCCGATCTCCTTGCAGGCCTGGGGCTACCAGCTCAAGGTCGACAACGCGGACGACAGCCGGATCGACACGTTCATCCGGGCGCTGCGTAACAACGCCGGCATCGAGCAGGGCGCGAGCTGCTCCGGCGGCATCACCGCCACCGGCACCACCCCGCGCGACCTCGGCAAGGAAGGCACCACCGAGCAGTAG
- a CDS encoding DUF305 domain-containing protein — MGTATRPDASAPAGASGADDQRLGDLDDLGDDFERDGSAGDDDDSGTFDDGSATAEGHRRFGTAWVAVGIVVGLVLGVAVGLLIPGLTRPGETSAEAGFARDMSTHHAQAVEMAMLAHEKATDPDVRTLGADIALTQQAQIGIMQTWLRDWKLGPTGTQRRMAWMPDGGGTIRDGLMPGMATDAERAQLRAATGRDFDVMFLRLMLNHHLGGIHMAEAALDLSDDEQVQSLAGTMVAGQKKEITAIQALIDKVDAN, encoded by the coding sequence ATGGGTACAGCAACCCGCCCCGACGCGTCGGCTCCGGCCGGCGCGTCGGGCGCCGACGACCAGCGGCTCGGGGACCTCGACGATCTCGGGGACGACTTCGAGCGGGACGGCTCGGCGGGCGACGACGACGATTCCGGCACCTTCGACGACGGCTCGGCCACGGCTGAGGGCCACCGGCGGTTCGGCACCGCCTGGGTGGCGGTCGGGATCGTGGTCGGGCTGGTCCTCGGCGTCGCCGTCGGGTTGCTGATCCCGGGACTGACCCGGCCCGGCGAGACCTCGGCCGAGGCCGGGTTCGCCCGGGACATGTCGACCCACCACGCCCAGGCCGTCGAGATGGCCATGCTCGCGCACGAGAAGGCCACCGACCCGGACGTACGGACGCTCGGCGCGGACATCGCGCTGACCCAGCAGGCCCAGATCGGCATCATGCAGACCTGGCTGCGCGACTGGAAGCTCGGCCCGACCGGCACCCAGCGGCGGATGGCCTGGATGCCGGACGGCGGTGGCACGATCCGCGACGGCCTGATGCCCGGCATGGCGACCGACGCGGAGCGGGCCCAGTTGCGGGCGGCCACCGGCCGGGACTTCGACGTGATGTTCCTCCGGCTGATGCTCAACCACCACCTCGGCGGCATCCACATGGCCGAGGCGGCCCTGGATCTCTCCGACGACGAGCAGGTGCAGTCCCTGGCCGGGACCATGGTCGCCGGTCAGAAGAAGGAAATCACCGCAATCCAGGCATTGATCGACAAAGTAGACGCGAACTAG